One region of Syntrophobacter fumaroxidans MPOB genomic DNA includes:
- a CDS encoding molybdopterin molybdotransferase MoeA, which produces MAGKTVSKFLKVKSSDEVLALIDRLHPLPAVEVELAAACGEVLALSVVAPESVPHFSRATMDGYAVRARDTFGASETLPAFLETAGEIKMGETVTRRLEPGTAIGVPTGGMLPEGADAVVMVEYTYPLDDKTIEVTRPVAPGDNLLREGEDISVGRELFPGGWRLRPQDVGVLAALGVTRVAVRRRPRVAVISTGDEVVPVGASPVPPGKIRDINSFTLAAQVEEAGGVIGLRKVIADDLALLTDVCRQALEDHDVIMLSGGSSVGVRDYTLSILEHLHDSELLAHGVAVRPGKPTILARVGEKVFWGLPGQPVSAMMICRAFVLPSLERLQGRTSKHAAFAVNQLNAVLARKVPSVHGRTDYVPVLLSSAHGRLSAEPVFGKSAMISTLAAADGYIIVPEHVEGLDQGTDVLVCLFSGPGKAG; this is translated from the coding sequence ATGGCGGGAAAAACCGTGTCGAAGTTTCTCAAGGTGAAATCGTCCGACGAGGTGCTTGCGCTGATCGATCGGCTGCATCCGTTGCCGGCGGTGGAGGTGGAGTTGGCTGCGGCGTGCGGCGAAGTGCTGGCCCTGTCCGTCGTCGCTCCGGAGTCCGTCCCCCACTTCTCCAGAGCCACCATGGACGGCTATGCCGTGCGCGCCCGGGATACTTTCGGGGCATCGGAAACGCTGCCCGCTTTTCTTGAAACGGCGGGGGAGATCAAGATGGGGGAAACGGTCACCCGAAGGTTGGAGCCGGGGACGGCGATCGGCGTACCGACCGGCGGCATGCTCCCCGAAGGGGCCGATGCGGTGGTGATGGTGGAGTACACATACCCCCTCGACGATAAGACCATCGAAGTCACCAGGCCGGTGGCTCCCGGCGACAATCTGCTCCGGGAAGGTGAAGACATATCCGTCGGGCGGGAGTTGTTTCCCGGCGGATGGAGGCTGCGGCCCCAGGACGTCGGAGTGCTGGCCGCACTGGGCGTCACCCGCGTGGCCGTCCGGCGGCGGCCTCGAGTCGCCGTCATCTCGACCGGCGATGAAGTTGTGCCCGTCGGGGCATCGCCGGTTCCGCCCGGAAAGATTCGCGACATCAACAGCTTCACCCTGGCGGCGCAGGTGGAGGAGGCCGGCGGGGTGATCGGCCTGCGGAAGGTCATCGCGGATGATCTCGCACTATTGACCGATGTGTGCCGGCAGGCACTGGAGGATCACGACGTGATCATGCTTTCCGGGGGCAGTTCCGTGGGCGTGCGGGACTATACGTTGAGCATTCTCGAACACTTGCACGACAGTGAGTTGCTGGCGCACGGCGTGGCGGTCCGTCCGGGCAAGCCCACCATCCTCGCGCGGGTCGGTGAAAAGGTATTCTGGGGACTTCCAGGTCAGCCCGTATCGGCGATGATGATCTGCAGGGCCTTCGTTTTGCCGTCATTGGAGCGTCTGCAGGGCAGAACCTCGAAGCATGCCGCATTCGCGGTCAACCAACTGAATGCCGTGCTCGCCCGAAAAGTCCCGTCCGTCCATGGGCGAACGGATTACGTGCCGGTCCTGCTCTCCAGCGCCCATGGCCGGTTGAGCGCGGAACCCGTGTTCGGGAAATCGGCGATGATCAGCACTCTGGCCGCTGCCGACGGGTACATCATCGTTCCGGAGCACGTGGAAGGCCTCGATCAGGGAACCGATGTGCTGGTCTGTCTTTTCTCCGGTCCCGGAAAGGCCGGTTGA
- a CDS encoding winged helix-turn-helix domain-containing protein has protein sequence MAKKSPGRLTIRSKIWIADEDGGVVFGAGRLRILRAVEEQGSIHLAAKTLNMSYRAVWGKIKATEDRLGRPLLTRKVGGTKGGGSELTPLGKALVERFRHLQTLTETAADTLFQDLFIDGL, from the coding sequence TTGGCGAAGAAGAGTCCGGGAAGATTGACCATTCGCTCCAAGATATGGATCGCGGATGAAGACGGCGGAGTTGTCTTTGGGGCCGGCCGCCTGCGCATTTTGAGGGCGGTCGAGGAGCAGGGTTCCATACACCTGGCGGCCAAGACGCTCAACATGAGTTACCGGGCGGTCTGGGGAAAGATCAAAGCGACGGAGGATCGGCTTGGCAGGCCCCTGCTGACGCGAAAGGTGGGAGGAACCAAGGGGGGCGGCTCTGAGCTCACCCCCCTTGGAAAGGCTCTCGTGGAACGGTTTCGGCATCTTCAGACGTTGACCGAAACAGCGGCTGATACCCTCTTTCAGGACCTCTTCATCGACGGATTATGA
- the sucD gene encoding succinate--CoA ligase subunit alpha, producing the protein MSIWVDKNTRLLVQGITGREGQFHTINCKAYGTNVVAGVTPGKGGQAVEGIPVFNTVAKAVKETKANAAMVFVPPPFCADAILEAIEAGIPLIVAITEGIPVMDMMKVKNYLKSSKSRLIGPNCPGIITPGQCKIGIQPGHIHTPGPVGIVSRSGTLTYEAVHQIGKVGIGQSTVIGIGGDPVNGTNFIDCLDAFQKDPQTKAIIMVGEIGGSAEEDAADFIKKNVTKPVIGFIAGLTAPPGRRMGHAGAIISGSSGTAQGKIKAMRAAGITVVESLGDMGQIAKEAFKKVLS; encoded by the coding sequence ATGAGCATTTGGGTGGACAAAAACACGAGGCTGTTGGTTCAGGGTATTACGGGTCGCGAGGGCCAGTTCCATACCATCAATTGCAAAGCCTATGGTACGAACGTGGTCGCGGGTGTTACCCCCGGTAAAGGCGGGCAGGCGGTCGAGGGCATCCCGGTTTTCAACACGGTGGCAAAGGCCGTGAAGGAGACCAAGGCCAATGCGGCCATGGTGTTCGTGCCGCCTCCATTTTGCGCCGACGCGATTCTGGAAGCCATCGAGGCCGGCATTCCCCTGATCGTGGCCATCACCGAAGGTATTCCGGTTATGGACATGATGAAGGTGAAAAATTACCTGAAGTCGAGCAAGAGCCGCCTGATCGGGCCCAACTGCCCGGGGATCATCACCCCCGGCCAGTGCAAAATCGGCATCCAGCCGGGCCACATCCATACGCCCGGTCCCGTCGGCATCGTCTCCCGCTCCGGAACCTTGACCTATGAAGCCGTGCACCAGATCGGAAAAGTGGGCATCGGACAGAGCACGGTTATCGGGATCGGCGGAGACCCGGTGAACGGCACCAACTTTATTGACTGCCTCGACGCATTCCAGAAGGATCCTCAGACGAAGGCCATCATTATGGTCGGTGAAATCGGGGGTTCCGCGGAAGAAGACGCGGCGGATTTCATCAAGAAGAACGTGACCAAGCCGGTGATCGGTTTCATCGCTGGTCTGACGGCACCTCCGGGACGCAGAATGGGCCATGCGGGCGCCATCATCAGCGGTTCCAGCGGAACGGCCCAGGGCAAGATCAAAGCCATGCGCGCGGCGGGCATCACGGTTGTGGAAAGCCTCGGCGACATGGGACAAATCGCCAAGGAGGCGTTCAAGAAGGTCCTGTCATAA
- the sucC gene encoding ADP-forming succinate--CoA ligase subunit beta, whose translation MKIHEYQAKQLFQKYGVPIPRGKAAFTVEEAKAVGAELGTFPVVVKAQIHAGGRGKGGGVKLAKSAAEVDQYAKGILGMTLVTHQTGPEGRLVKKLLVEEGLPIEKELYLSVLPDRGTSKIVFMASEAGGMDIEEVAAKTPEKIIKVFIDPLLGFKGFHANELAYGLNLKPELIKQFNAMVAALYKLCTDYDCSLVEINPLVLTSDNRVIALDGKINFDDNAMYRHKDIQEYRDLDEEDPFEIEASKFELNYIKMPGGNIGNMVNGAGLAMATMDIIQQAGAAPANFLDVGGGASAEQVENGFRIILADPAVKGVLINIFGGILRCDRLANGVVEAAKKVGIRVPVVIRMEGTNVEQGREILAKSGLNLINAKDVADAAQKIAAVAKG comes from the coding sequence ATGAAAATTCACGAGTATCAAGCCAAACAGTTGTTCCAGAAGTACGGAGTCCCCATTCCTCGTGGGAAAGCGGCTTTCACCGTTGAGGAAGCGAAGGCGGTCGGCGCTGAATTGGGAACGTTTCCGGTGGTAGTGAAGGCCCAAATCCACGCGGGTGGACGCGGTAAGGGCGGTGGTGTAAAGCTGGCGAAGAGTGCCGCCGAAGTCGATCAGTATGCGAAGGGCATTCTGGGCATGACTTTGGTGACGCATCAGACCGGCCCGGAAGGCCGCCTTGTGAAGAAGCTCCTGGTGGAAGAAGGTTTGCCCATCGAGAAGGAGCTCTACCTCAGCGTCCTCCCCGACAGGGGAACCTCGAAAATCGTGTTCATGGCAAGCGAAGCCGGTGGTATGGACATTGAAGAAGTCGCCGCCAAGACGCCCGAGAAGATCATCAAGGTTTTCATCGATCCGCTGCTGGGCTTCAAGGGTTTCCACGCCAACGAGCTTGCCTACGGGTTGAATTTGAAACCCGAACTGATCAAGCAGTTCAACGCGATGGTCGCCGCGCTCTACAAGCTGTGCACGGACTATGACTGTTCGCTGGTGGAAATCAACCCGCTCGTCCTGACATCGGACAACAGGGTCATCGCCCTGGACGGGAAGATCAACTTTGACGACAACGCCATGTATCGCCACAAGGATATCCAGGAATACAGAGACCTCGACGAAGAGGATCCGTTCGAGATCGAGGCGTCGAAGTTTGAGCTCAACTACATCAAGATGCCGGGTGGGAATATCGGCAACATGGTGAACGGCGCCGGTCTGGCCATGGCGACCATGGACATCATCCAGCAAGCCGGTGCGGCCCCCGCGAACTTCCTGGACGTCGGCGGCGGTGCCAGCGCCGAGCAGGTGGAGAACGGATTCCGGATCATTCTCGCCGATCCTGCGGTCAAGGGTGTGCTCATCAATATTTTCGGCGGCATCCTTCGGTGCGACAGGCTGGCCAACGGGGTTGTGGAAGCGGCCAAGAAAGTGGGCATCAGGGTTCCCGTGGTCATTCGCATGGAAGGGACCAACGTTGAGCAAGGTCGGGAGATCCTGGCAAAATCCGGGTTGAACCTCATCAATGCCAAAGATGTCGCAGACGCCGCCCAAAAGATTGCAGCGGTTGCCAAAGGGTAG
- the gatB gene encoding Asp-tRNA(Asn)/Glu-tRNA(Gln) amidotransferase subunit GatB has protein sequence MEYEVVIGLEIHAQLSTRSKIFCGCSTTFGASPNTLTCPVCLGMPGVLPVLNRDVVEFSLRMALAAHCEIAPYGQFARKNYFYPDLPKGYQISQYELPLARNGWIEIESGNGPKRIRIHRIHMEEDAGKLIHDDNKPVSYVDFNRTGVPLIEIVSEPDLRSSEDAVSYLKSVREILRFLEICDGNMEEGSLRCDANISLRPVGAEELGVKTELKNMNSFRNVQRALDFEIRRQRALLERGEPIVQETRLWDANRSITLSMRGKEEAHDYRYFPDPDLVPVVVDEAWIEQVRASLPELPDARRERFMGEYGLPSHDARVLTSSKALSVYFESVVAAFPQPKIVSNWMMSELLRELKRDEREIEECPVPPENLADLLQLIEKGVVSGKIAKTVFLEMYSTGRKAGAVVEEKGLVQVKDEGAIEAIVAEVLAENPSEVEQYRAGKEKLFGFFVGQVMRKSKGKANPKLVNDILRGKLSG, from the coding sequence ATGGAATATGAAGTCGTCATCGGACTGGAAATTCACGCACAGCTTTCCACTCGGAGCAAAATCTTCTGCGGCTGCTCGACCACCTTCGGTGCGAGCCCCAATACCTTGACCTGCCCCGTTTGCCTGGGTATGCCGGGGGTGCTCCCCGTGCTCAACCGCGATGTGGTCGAATTCAGTCTGAGAATGGCGCTTGCCGCCCATTGCGAAATTGCCCCGTACGGTCAGTTCGCGCGGAAAAACTATTTCTACCCGGATCTGCCCAAGGGTTACCAGATATCCCAGTACGAACTGCCGCTGGCCCGCAACGGTTGGATTGAAATCGAGAGCGGGAACGGGCCCAAGCGGATCAGAATCCACCGGATCCACATGGAGGAGGATGCGGGCAAGCTCATTCACGACGACAACAAGCCCGTGAGCTACGTGGACTTCAACCGCACGGGAGTGCCCCTGATCGAAATCGTGAGCGAACCCGACCTCCGCAGCTCGGAAGATGCGGTTTCCTACCTGAAATCGGTCCGCGAGATCCTGCGTTTCCTGGAAATCTGCGACGGAAACATGGAGGAAGGAAGCCTCCGGTGTGACGCGAACATCTCGCTGCGCCCCGTCGGAGCCGAGGAACTGGGCGTCAAGACCGAGCTCAAAAACATGAATTCCTTCCGCAACGTACAGCGGGCCCTGGATTTTGAAATCCGACGACAACGGGCGCTTCTTGAACGGGGTGAACCCATCGTGCAGGAAACCCGCCTGTGGGATGCCAACCGCAGCATCACCCTGAGCATGCGGGGCAAGGAAGAGGCCCACGACTACCGCTACTTTCCGGATCCGGACCTCGTGCCCGTCGTTGTGGACGAGGCATGGATCGAACAGGTCCGGGCCTCCCTCCCCGAGCTCCCGGACGCCAGGCGGGAGCGGTTCATGGGGGAATACGGCCTGCCGTCCCATGACGCCCGGGTTCTCACTTCCTCCAAAGCGCTGTCCGTGTATTTCGAATCGGTCGTCGCGGCCTTTCCACAACCCAAGATTGTCAGCAACTGGATGATGTCCGAGTTGCTGCGCGAGTTGAAACGTGACGAGAGAGAGATCGAGGAATGTCCGGTTCCGCCGGAAAACCTCGCGGATCTGCTGCAGTTGATCGAAAAGGGAGTCGTGAGCGGCAAGATCGCCAAGACTGTTTTCCTGGAAATGTACTCCACAGGGCGCAAGGCCGGGGCCGTCGTCGAGGAAAAGGGCCTGGTCCAGGTAAAGGATGAAGGCGCGATCGAGGCGATCGTGGCTGAAGTCCTCGCCGAGAATCCCTCTGAGGTCGAACAGTACCGGGCCGGAAAGGAGAAGCTTTTCGGGTTCTTCGTCGGTCAGGTCATGCGAAAATCCAAAGGGAAAGCCAATCCCAAGCTGGTCAACGACATTCTGCGCGGCAAGCTCTCCGGCTAG
- the mtnA gene encoding S-methyl-5-thioribose-1-phosphate isomerase, whose protein sequence is MPQQWLPPIYWDGDAVAILDQRLLPQREAVIRCTSPKQVVAAIKNMAIRGAPAVGVAGAMALALGAVLIQAADARTFKSKFARLCRQVRTARPTGRNLGWAVDRIHALVEGNRDADVPRLHELIRREADLILAEDVAGNVAIGSWGKTVIPRGAGIMTYCNAGALATADYGTAVGVIRAAFDADPGIRVFSCETRPFLQGARLTVYELMKAGIPVTLITDNSIGSLMSRGMIDVVVVGADRIAANGDTANKIGTYMAAVLACTHGIPFYVAAPRSTIDASLPDGDGIPIEQRAPKEVTHFNGRRVAPQGAAALNAAFDVTPNKYITGIITEVGILSKPFGRAIRQALKA, encoded by the coding sequence ATGCCCCAACAGTGGTTACCCCCGATTTACTGGGACGGGGACGCGGTTGCGATCCTGGATCAGCGACTGCTTCCCCAGCGTGAGGCGGTGATTCGTTGCACTTCTCCGAAGCAGGTGGTGGCGGCGATAAAGAACATGGCGATCCGGGGAGCGCCCGCGGTCGGCGTGGCCGGGGCCATGGCGCTGGCTCTCGGGGCGGTTCTGATTCAGGCCGCCGATGCCCGGACGTTCAAAAGCAAGTTCGCCCGGCTGTGCCGCCAGGTGAGGACGGCCCGTCCCACCGGCCGGAACCTGGGCTGGGCGGTGGATCGCATTCATGCCCTGGTGGAAGGCAACCGGGATGCCGACGTTCCCCGGCTTCACGAGCTCATTCGCCGGGAGGCCGACCTGATCCTCGCCGAAGATGTCGCCGGCAACGTCGCCATCGGCTCATGGGGCAAGACCGTCATTCCGCGAGGCGCCGGCATCATGACCTACTGCAACGCGGGAGCCCTGGCCACGGCGGACTATGGCACGGCCGTGGGAGTCATCCGCGCGGCTTTCGACGCGGATCCCGGAATTCGAGTGTTTTCATGCGAGACCCGTCCTTTTTTGCAGGGAGCCCGCCTGACGGTGTACGAGCTGATGAAGGCGGGAATCCCCGTCACGCTGATCACCGACAACTCGATCGGCAGCCTCATGAGCCGGGGGATGATCGACGTGGTTGTGGTGGGCGCGGACCGGATCGCCGCCAACGGAGACACCGCCAACAAGATCGGAACCTACATGGCGGCCGTGCTGGCCTGCACGCACGGCATTCCCTTCTACGTGGCCGCCCCTCGTTCCACCATCGATGCCTCGCTCCCGGACGGCGACGGAATCCCCATCGAACAACGGGCTCCGAAGGAAGTCACGCACTTCAACGGCCGCCGAGTCGCCCCGCAAGGAGCCGCCGCTTTGAATGCGGCATTCGACGTGACCCCGAACAAGTACATCACGGGGATCATCACGGAAGTCGGCATCCTTTCGAAGCCCTTCGGCAGAGCGATCCGCCAGGCGCTCAAGGCATGA
- the radA gene encoding DNA repair protein RadA codes for MGGLKTIYRCQQCGYVSPKWLGRCPECRSWQSLVEEVTHKASGRLEPHGQAARPLPLAEIPMESEARFTTGIGEWDRVLGGGLVSGSLILLAGDPGIGKSTLLLQALALMSQKKKVLYVSGEESPQQLKLRAARLRIESGGLLIFSETSLEAVLDVIDHSHPQILAVDSIQTMHTMGLEVAPGSISQVRECALRLMRAAKDGNISIFLVGHVTKEGSIAGPRALEHLVDTVLYLEGDRTHTFRLLRAVKNRYGSTNEVGVFEMKEAGLEEVPNPSQFLLAERPTGVSGSVVVCSMEGTRPLLVELQALVGATGWTQPRRTSMGIDTNRVSLLLAVLEKKLGFNFGQQDVFVNVAGGVRLQEPAADLALTTALMSSYLDRPLPQELAVWGEVGLAGEVRGVGHGAARAMEAAKLGFTRCLMPGSNAERLSPDAGVVYMGARSLQDVLRMLFDGT; via the coding sequence ATGGGGGGTCTCAAGACGATCTATCGATGTCAGCAGTGCGGCTACGTGAGCCCGAAATGGCTGGGCCGTTGTCCCGAGTGCCGGAGTTGGCAGAGTCTGGTGGAGGAGGTCACGCATAAGGCTTCAGGGCGGTTGGAGCCCCATGGGCAAGCGGCTCGTCCCCTGCCCCTGGCGGAAATTCCGATGGAGTCGGAAGCACGGTTCACCACAGGCATCGGTGAGTGGGACCGAGTGCTGGGAGGAGGGCTGGTCAGCGGGTCCCTCATTCTGCTGGCAGGCGACCCCGGCATCGGGAAATCCACGCTCCTGCTCCAGGCGCTTGCCCTCATGTCGCAAAAGAAAAAGGTCCTCTACGTCTCCGGTGAAGAGAGCCCGCAACAACTGAAACTGCGGGCCGCACGGCTGAGAATCGAATCCGGAGGACTGCTCATCTTTTCCGAAACCTCCCTGGAGGCCGTCCTTGACGTCATCGACCACTCGCATCCGCAGATCCTGGCGGTGGATTCCATTCAGACCATGCACACCATGGGGCTCGAGGTCGCTCCGGGTTCCATAAGCCAGGTCCGGGAATGTGCGTTGCGGCTGATGCGCGCCGCAAAAGACGGCAACATCAGTATCTTCCTGGTCGGCCACGTCACCAAGGAAGGCTCCATCGCCGGTCCCCGAGCCCTCGAACACCTTGTGGACACCGTTCTCTACCTTGAAGGGGATCGCACGCATACGTTCCGGCTGTTGCGAGCGGTCAAGAACCGATATGGATCAACCAACGAGGTCGGTGTGTTCGAAATGAAGGAGGCGGGATTGGAGGAAGTGCCGAATCCTTCTCAATTCCTTCTTGCGGAACGGCCCACGGGTGTATCCGGATCGGTGGTGGTGTGTTCGATGGAGGGCACCCGCCCCTTGCTGGTGGAGCTGCAGGCGCTGGTCGGCGCCACCGGATGGACCCAGCCCCGGCGGACCAGCATGGGAATCGATACCAACCGGGTTTCCCTCCTGCTGGCGGTGCTCGAAAAGAAGCTCGGGTTCAATTTCGGTCAACAGGATGTTTTCGTGAACGTGGCGGGAGGTGTCCGCCTGCAGGAACCGGCCGCCGACCTCGCCCTGACGACGGCGCTGATGAGCTCTTACCTCGACCGGCCGTTGCCCCAGGAACTGGCGGTGTGGGGCGAGGTCGGACTGGCGGGGGAAGTGCGCGGCGTGGGGCATGGCGCGGCCCGGGCCATGGAAGCGGCAAAACTCGGGTTTACGCGCTGTCTCATGCCGGGCAGCAATGCCGAACGGCTTTCACCGGATGCGGGTGTCGTCTACATGGGCGCTCGTTCGCTACAGGACGTTCTGCGGATGCTGTTTGACGGCACATAG
- the trxA gene encoding thioredoxin, with protein sequence MAGKNIIEVTDGSFDQEVLQSDVPVLVDFWAPWCGPCRAIAPVIEELSGDYEARLKVAKCNVDDNPKTPSRYGIRAIPTLIIFKGGNVSEQITGAVAKSQITAAIDKAVG encoded by the coding sequence ATGGCGGGTAAAAATATCATCGAGGTCACGGACGGCAGCTTCGACCAGGAAGTCCTGCAATCCGATGTGCCGGTGCTGGTGGATTTCTGGGCTCCGTGGTGCGGTCCGTGCCGGGCCATTGCTCCTGTTATCGAAGAATTGTCCGGAGATTACGAGGCCAGGCTGAAGGTGGCCAAGTGCAACGTTGATGACAATCCGAAAACGCCCAGCAGGTATGGCATTCGAGCCATCCCGACCTTGATCATTTTCAAGGGCGGGAATGTCAGCGAGCAGATCACGGGGGCCGTGGCAAAGTCCCAGATCACTGCCGCCATCGACAAGGCCGTCGGCTAA
- the trxB gene encoding thioredoxin-disulfide reductase: MKMNDIYDIAIIGGGPAGLTAGLYAARARLKVILLERMGFGGQLLTYEKVDNYPGFPEGIGAFGLSELISAQALKFGLVTRNAEVTDLLVDEPIKVVRLADAELLAKTVVIASGASPNKLGVRGESEYTGRGVSYCAVCDAPFYRNQEVAVVGGGDTAIEEAIYLTKFASRVHVIHRRDQLRATRIIQERALQNDRISFILSSVVTEIKGSGEQGVDRLTIREAKGTKIDELPVNGVFIFVGIQPNSGFVPTEVDRDVFGFIRTDQEMKTSVPGVFAAGDVRVKELRQIVTAVGDGATAAFNAGRHIESHL; the protein is encoded by the coding sequence ATGAAAATGAATGACATCTACGACATAGCGATCATTGGCGGCGGGCCTGCCGGACTTACGGCGGGCCTGTATGCCGCAAGAGCACGGCTGAAGGTCATTTTGCTTGAACGGATGGGCTTCGGGGGGCAGCTGCTCACTTACGAGAAAGTGGACAATTATCCGGGGTTTCCGGAGGGCATCGGAGCCTTCGGCTTGTCGGAGCTCATCAGCGCCCAGGCGCTCAAATTCGGTCTGGTCACCCGCAATGCCGAGGTGACGGATCTCCTGGTTGACGAGCCCATAAAGGTCGTCAGGCTTGCCGACGCGGAGTTGCTTGCGAAAACCGTCGTCATCGCCTCGGGAGCATCCCCGAACAAACTGGGGGTCCGCGGCGAGAGTGAGTACACGGGGCGCGGAGTGTCCTACTGCGCGGTATGCGACGCGCCTTTTTACCGGAATCAGGAAGTGGCGGTGGTGGGCGGCGGAGATACGGCCATCGAAGAAGCCATCTACCTGACCAAGTTTGCCAGTCGCGTGCACGTGATCCATCGCAGGGACCAACTGCGGGCAACGCGCATCATACAGGAACGTGCTTTACAAAATGACAGGATTTCCTTTATTCTTAGCAGCGTCGTCACGGAGATCAAGGGAAGCGGCGAACAGGGCGTGGACCGCTTGACGATCCGGGAAGCCAAGGGCACCAAAATCGACGAACTCCCCGTGAACGGGGTCTTCATTTTTGTCGGAATTCAGCCGAATTCCGGTTTTGTGCCCACGGAAGTGGACCGTGACGTGTTCGGGTTCATTCGTACCGATCAGGAGATGAAGACATCGGTGCCGGGTGTTTTTGCAGCCGGCGATGTGCGAGTGAAGGAGCTCCGTCAGATCGTGACGGCGGTGGGGGATGGGGCCACCGCGGCGTTCAACGCCGGGCGCCACATCGAAAGTCATCTTTAG
- a CDS encoding outer membrane protein assembly factor BamD produces MRIGLEKIRKVYRFAAFVPLLSLVLVTGGCGTFLGEFYFGDLLGGKKSSSTVDKTAEQLAVEGMQKMQKKDYDDALKAFRKLKEHYPYSKYAILAELKIGDALFHDKKYSEAAIAYEEFARLHPRNEVVPYVLYQIGMSHFLTFTTTDRDPEETQAAIEAFQRVVQMFPQSDYARRAQKQLFECQKRAAAHEFNVASLYYRMGEYFATRARLRTINEKYSTAAKELGLQKDIDKMLAKSERECAKGEKKPSVWTRLGF; encoded by the coding sequence ATGCGGATCGGCCTGGAGAAGATACGGAAGGTCTACCGATTTGCTGCATTCGTTCCACTCCTGTCGCTTGTGCTGGTCACCGGTGGCTGCGGCACATTCCTCGGGGAGTTTTACTTCGGGGATCTCCTCGGCGGGAAGAAGAGCTCGAGCACGGTGGACAAGACCGCCGAGCAGCTTGCAGTGGAAGGCATGCAGAAAATGCAGAAAAAGGATTACGACGATGCCCTCAAGGCTTTTCGAAAGCTGAAAGAGCATTATCCTTACAGCAAGTACGCGATCCTGGCGGAGCTCAAAATCGGGGATGCCCTTTTCCACGATAAGAAGTACAGCGAGGCGGCGATAGCCTACGAGGAGTTTGCCCGCTTGCACCCCAGGAATGAAGTCGTGCCTTATGTCCTCTACCAGATCGGAATGAGCCACTTCCTGACGTTCACGACGACGGACCGCGATCCGGAAGAGACTCAGGCCGCAATAGAGGCTTTTCAGCGGGTGGTCCAGATGTTTCCGCAGTCCGATTACGCCAGGCGCGCTCAGAAACAGCTCTTCGAGTGCCAGAAGCGGGCGGCGGCCCATGAATTCAACGTGGCGTCCCTGTATTACCGCATGGGTGAGTACTTCGCCACCCGGGCCAGGCTGCGGACAATCAACGAAAAGTACTCCACGGCGGCGAAGGAGTTGGGACTCCAGAAAGACATCGATAAGATGCTTGCCAAGAGCGAGCGGGAGTGCGCTAAGGGAGAAAAGAAGCCAAGCGTCTGGACACGGTTGGGCTTTTAG